From the genome of Candidatus Electrothrix communis, one region includes:
- a CDS encoding DUF3524 domain-containing protein — MCNDPQHILLLEPYYGGSHKAFLIGLQQQLDYRFTLLSLPARKWKMRMQLAAPWFAQRIVEMIAQSNTQSNAQDNTQDNGNCFDGILTSTFLDVAVLRSLLAAQGIHIPVVMYFHENQFTYPGQQHDPGIFQFASVNFTSALCADRLAFNSRYNLETFLAGIRFYLKKSADMELCHLEEQIRAKSVILYPGIDFQQIDAQLEDKMGEGKKKEPIIVWNHRWEHDKDPDTFFHTLFALAQEYPFQVIVLGQHFRHQPEIFAQAQTVLGDRLIHFGYVKSREEYARLLMRGDFIVSTARHEFFGISVLEGVRAGCRPVVPDRLSYRELFPKKYRYSEGELEEHLRQIFATPRSLTNDEARELTEAYSWPMLGARYQEWLRFKRMTTC; from the coding sequence ATGTGTAACGATCCACAGCATATCCTCCTGTTGGAACCGTATTATGGAGGGTCTCACAAGGCCTTCCTGATTGGATTACAGCAGCAGCTTGATTACCGTTTCACGCTGCTTTCCCTTCCTGCGCGAAAATGGAAGATGCGGATGCAGTTGGCTGCACCGTGGTTTGCCCAGCGGATTGTCGAAATGATTGCCCAAAGTAATACCCAGAGTAATGCTCAGGATAATACTCAAGATAATGGTAATTGCTTCGATGGAATACTGACCTCCACCTTTCTCGATGTGGCTGTGCTCCGCAGCCTCTTAGCCGCGCAAGGGATACATATTCCCGTGGTCATGTATTTTCATGAAAACCAGTTCACTTATCCCGGCCAGCAGCATGATCCTGGTATATTTCAGTTCGCCTCTGTTAATTTTACCTCTGCCCTGTGCGCGGATCGTCTAGCCTTTAATAGCCGCTACAACCTGGAGACGTTTCTGGCCGGGATTCGTTTCTATTTAAAAAAGTCAGCAGACATGGAGTTATGCCACCTTGAAGAGCAGATTCGGGCAAAGTCCGTTATACTGTATCCTGGTATTGATTTTCAGCAGATTGATGCCCAGCTGGAAGATAAGATGGGAGAGGGTAAAAAGAAAGAACCCATCATTGTCTGGAATCATCGTTGGGAACATGATAAAGATCCAGATACCTTTTTTCATACGCTGTTTGCGTTGGCTCAGGAATACCCCTTTCAGGTTATTGTGCTTGGGCAGCATTTCCGTCACCAGCCAGAGATCTTTGCGCAAGCCCAAACGGTTCTTGGTGACAGGTTGATCCACTTTGGTTATGTGAAAAGTCGGGAAGAATATGCTCGCCTGCTCATGCGGGGTGACTTTATTGTGTCCACAGCCCGCCATGAGTTTTTCGGGATCTCAGTGTTAGAGGGGGTGCGGGCCGGGTGTCGTCCTGTGGTCCCAGATCGCCTTTCTTATAGAGAACTCTTTCCGAAAAAATACAGGTATTCGGAAGGTGAACTTGAAGAGCATCTCCGACAAATATTCGCAACACCTCGTTCCTTAACAAATGATGAGGCAAGGGAATTAACAGAAGCGTATAGTTGGCCAATGCTTGGGGCAAGGTACCAGGAGTGGCTGCGATTCAAGAGGATGACAACGTGTTAA